One segment of Trueperaceae bacterium DNA contains the following:
- a CDS encoding DEAD/DEAH box helicase — translation MEVVARREVPGRDATFGSYPADVPASLRAALEASGRGRPYAHQARTWAALDAGRDVLLTTGTASGKSLAYQGPILAAQRRDPATTALALFPTKALAASQADAFAALAEAAGVGGSTVVRYDGDTPPHRRAAARAAARTLITNPDMLHAGVLPHHTLWRAFLTHLAWIVVDEVHVYRGVFGGHLAGVLRRLVRLARAYGAHPQVVATSATLGNPTEHAARVLGRDVVHVAEDAAPKAARDVWVARPPLVDEALGLRRPLLADAARVAGALAEGGRQTLVFAGSRQGVEEMVVPLRARGLDVRAYRSGLLSGERRAIEGALRDGVARVVVATNALEVGIDVGGIDAVVVAGYPGATSALWQRLGRAGRRDRPGVGVVLLGSSPLDAYLARDPDRLFADAPERALTDPDHPLLALDHLRCATFERPLEGDEGYGRYGPDDVALLARQMEADGEAHRAEGRTYWIGSAYPAATVSLRSAGRADVHLEDVEGRPVGIVDGPSARWMVHPGATYLHDGAPHEVVTLDLEAGRAVLRPTGDEVVTRARREREVTPAGPLAVRTVGAAHVVTGEVDVRETVTGYRRVRRTTFETLSRHALDLPPYVLRTRAYAFGPDAATLDRLRAEGAWSADPNAYGSGWPAVRRAVLARDAHRCTACGGDGAGAALHVHHVTPFRAFASAREANRPENLVTLCPACHARAERSVRVRSGLAGLAYVLRSLAPLRILSDARDLGVIAEGASALLDGLPAVVAYETVPGGVGLADALADDHRALMGAAYAVVRDCPCDDGCPSCVGPPGEAGHAGKAEARALAEALR, via the coding sequence GTGGAGGTGGTCGCCCGGCGCGAGGTGCCGGGGCGCGACGCGACGTTCGGGAGCTACCCGGCCGACGTCCCCGCGTCGCTGCGCGCAGCGCTGGAGGCCAGCGGCCGGGGCCGCCCGTACGCCCACCAGGCGCGGACGTGGGCGGCGCTCGACGCGGGCCGCGACGTGCTGCTGACGACGGGAACCGCGAGCGGGAAGAGCTTGGCGTACCAGGGGCCGATCCTCGCTGCACAACGGCGCGACCCCGCGACGACGGCGTTGGCGTTGTTCCCGACCAAGGCGTTGGCGGCGTCGCAGGCCGACGCGTTCGCGGCGCTCGCGGAGGCGGCGGGGGTCGGCGGGTCGACGGTCGTGCGCTACGACGGCGACACCCCCCCGCACCGGCGCGCCGCGGCCCGCGCCGCGGCCCGCACGTTGATCACGAACCCCGACATGCTGCACGCCGGCGTCCTGCCGCACCACACCCTCTGGCGGGCGTTCCTGACGCACTTGGCGTGGATCGTCGTCGACGAGGTGCACGTCTACCGCGGGGTGTTCGGAGGCCACCTCGCCGGGGTCCTGCGGCGCCTGGTGCGCCTCGCGCGCGCCTACGGGGCGCACCCCCAGGTCGTCGCGACCAGCGCGACGCTGGGGAACCCGACCGAGCACGCCGCCCGAGTCCTGGGGCGCGACGTCGTGCACGTCGCGGAGGACGCCGCCCCGAAGGCGGCGCGCGACGTGTGGGTCGCCCGCCCCCCGCTCGTCGACGAAGCGCTCGGCCTCCGCAGGCCGCTGCTGGCCGACGCCGCCCGCGTCGCGGGGGCGTTGGCGGAGGGGGGCCGCCAGACGCTGGTGTTCGCCGGGTCGCGGCAGGGGGTCGAGGAGATGGTCGTACCGCTCCGCGCGCGCGGCCTCGACGTGCGGGCGTACCGCAGCGGCCTGCTGTCGGGGGAGCGCCGCGCGATCGAGGGGGCGTTGCGCGACGGCGTCGCCCGCGTCGTCGTCGCGACGAACGCGCTGGAGGTGGGCATCGACGTCGGCGGGATCGACGCGGTGGTGGTCGCCGGCTACCCGGGGGCGACGTCGGCGTTGTGGCAGCGCTTGGGGCGGGCGGGCCGTCGCGACCGACCGGGGGTCGGGGTGGTGCTGTTGGGCAGCTCGCCGCTGGACGCCTACCTGGCGCGCGATCCCGACCGGTTGTTCGCCGACGCGCCGGAGCGGGCGCTCACCGATCCCGACCACCCGTTGTTGGCGTTGGACCACCTGCGCTGCGCGACGTTCGAACGGCCGCTCGAGGGGGACGAGGGGTACGGCCGGTACGGCCCCGACGACGTCGCTCTGTTGGCGCGGCAGATGGAGGCGGACGGCGAGGCGCACCGCGCCGAGGGCCGCACCTACTGGATCGGGTCCGCCTACCCCGCCGCGACGGTGTCGTTGCGGTCGGCGGGCCGGGCGGACGTCCACCTCGAGGACGTCGAGGGCCGCCCGGTGGGGATCGTGGACGGCCCCAGCGCCCGCTGGATGGTGCACCCCGGCGCGACGTACCTGCACGACGGCGCGCCGCACGAGGTCGTGACGCTCGATCTCGAGGCGGGGCGCGCGGTGCTGCGCCCGACGGGGGACGAGGTCGTCACCCGCGCCCGTCGGGAGCGGGAGGTGACGCCCGCCGGTCCGCTCGCGGTGCGGACGGTCGGCGCGGCCCACGTCGTGACGGGGGAGGTCGACGTGCGCGAGACCGTCACCGGCTACCGGCGGGTCCGGAGGACGACGTTCGAGACGCTGTCGCGCCACGCGCTCGACCTCCCGCCGTACGTCCTGCGGACGCGGGCGTACGCCTTCGGGCCGGACGCCGCGACCCTCGACCGCCTCCGGGCGGAGGGGGCGTGGTCGGCCGACCCGAACGCGTACGGGTCCGGCTGGCCGGCGGTGCGGCGCGCGGTTCTGGCGCGGGACGCGCACCGCTGCACGGCCTGCGGGGGCGACGGGGCGGGCGCGGCGCTGCACGTCCACCACGTCACGCCGTTCCGGGCGTTCGCGTCGGCGCGGGAGGCGAACCGCCCCGAGAACCTGGTGACGCTCTGTCCCGCCTGTCACGCCCGCGCGGAGCGGTCGGTGCGGGTGCGCAGCGGGCTGGCGGGACTCGCCTACGTCCTACGGTCGCTGGCGCCGCTGCGCATCCTGAGCGACGCGCGCGACCTCGGGGTGATCGCGGAGGGCGCGAGCGCTCTGCTGGACGGTCTGCCGGCGGTCGTGGCGTACGAGACGGTCCCGGGTGGCGTCGGGCTCGCCGACGCCCTCGCCGACGACCACCGTGCCCTGATGGGTGCGGCGTACGCGGTGGTCCGGGACTGCCCCTGCGACGACGGGTGTCCGTCCTGCGTCGGTCCGCCCGGCGAGGCGGGCCACGCCGGTAAGGCCGAAGCGCGCGCGCTCGCGGAGGCGCTGCGGTGA
- the uvrC gene encoding excinuclease ABC subunit UvrC: MTRDDLPVLPTGPGCYLFQGSEGPVYVGKAKNLRSRVASYFGETGTGKARWITATAQHLDFIVTQSEEEALVLEASLIKRHKPRFNVLLKDDKAYPFLKLTREPFPRLVFTRSRTDDGGEYFGPYPGAGAVKKVQDVVNKTFGLRVHSGTPLKPRRKPCLRHHMGQCLAPCVGEADPDEYAERVRQARAFLDGRVDEVLERLDVEMKDAAARLDFERAAKVRDRAEAIRRVTGYDASVARAPGVDLDFLGFATAGKYAAVQIFQMRGGRVVGREARFLVNAEAADDAEILERVLADHYGQVARIPPLVLVPSDAVDLDTWARFLRDRAGRGVEVRVPKRGEKLELVGMANRNARTAIDAELARLERRGDAPGAKELQAQLALDEPPARIEGYDVSNLMGRHTVASIVAFEGGRPVKADYRTMKIRGLDKPDDFASMHQVLVRRFTGRLAESLPEPDLLLIDGGKGQVSSARAALAEAGVEVPIVGLAKREETLITQEGRAIHLPLTHPALRLLVHVRDEAHRVAVGSNRKGRGRAATRSLLDDVPGIGPKRRDALLAHFASVDEMRAADRATLRAVPGVGAAAADALHAFFHDPEGEAAPASASEAPPEGADAAPEVGR; the protein is encoded by the coding sequence ATGACGCGCGACGACCTTCCGGTCCTCCCGACCGGGCCCGGTTGCTACCTGTTCCAGGGGAGCGAGGGGCCGGTGTACGTCGGCAAGGCCAAGAACCTCCGGTCGCGCGTCGCGAGTTACTTCGGCGAGACCGGGACCGGCAAGGCCCGCTGGATCACCGCCACCGCGCAGCACCTCGACTTCATCGTCACGCAGAGCGAGGAGGAGGCGCTCGTCCTCGAGGCGAGCCTCATCAAGCGCCACAAGCCGCGCTTCAACGTGCTGCTCAAGGACGACAAGGCCTACCCGTTCCTCAAGTTGACGCGCGAGCCGTTCCCGCGGCTGGTGTTCACCCGCTCGCGCACCGACGACGGCGGCGAGTACTTCGGGCCGTACCCCGGCGCGGGGGCGGTGAAGAAGGTGCAGGACGTCGTCAACAAGACGTTCGGGTTGCGGGTGCACAGCGGCACGCCGCTCAAGCCGCGCCGAAAACCGTGCCTCCGTCACCACATGGGTCAGTGCCTGGCGCCGTGCGTCGGCGAGGCCGACCCCGACGAGTACGCCGAACGCGTCCGCCAGGCCCGCGCCTTCCTCGACGGGCGCGTCGACGAGGTGCTGGAGCGCTTGGACGTCGAGATGAAGGACGCCGCCGCCCGCCTCGATTTCGAGCGCGCCGCGAAGGTCCGCGACCGGGCGGAGGCGATCCGCCGGGTCACCGGCTACGACGCCTCCGTCGCGCGGGCGCCCGGCGTCGACCTGGATTTCCTCGGCTTCGCCACCGCCGGGAAGTACGCCGCCGTGCAGATCTTCCAGATGCGCGGCGGGCGGGTCGTCGGGCGCGAAGCGCGGTTCCTCGTCAACGCCGAAGCGGCCGACGACGCCGAGATCCTCGAGCGGGTGCTGGCCGATCACTACGGCCAGGTGGCGCGCATCCCACCGCTGGTGTTGGTGCCCAGCGACGCGGTGGACCTGGACACGTGGGCGCGCTTCCTGCGCGACCGGGCCGGGCGGGGCGTCGAGGTGCGCGTCCCGAAGCGCGGCGAGAAGCTCGAGTTGGTCGGGATGGCCAACCGCAACGCCCGCACCGCGATCGATGCGGAGCTCGCCCGCCTCGAGCGGCGCGGCGACGCGCCCGGCGCGAAGGAACTCCAGGCCCAGTTGGCGCTCGACGAGCCGCCCGCGCGGATCGAGGGGTACGACGTCTCGAACCTCATGGGGCGGCACACCGTCGCGTCGATCGTGGCGTTCGAGGGGGGACGCCCGGTCAAGGCGGACTACCGCACGATGAAGATCCGGGGGCTGGACAAGCCGGACGACTTCGCGTCGATGCATCAGGTGCTGGTCCGGCGCTTCACCGGCCGGCTGGCGGAGTCGCTCCCCGAGCCGGACCTGCTGTTGATCGACGGGGGCAAGGGCCAGGTCTCCTCGGCGCGCGCCGCGCTGGCGGAGGCGGGCGTCGAGGTGCCGATCGTGGGGCTCGCCAAGCGCGAGGAGACGCTGATCACGCAGGAGGGCCGCGCCATCCACCTGCCGCTCACGCACCCCGCCCTGCGGCTGTTGGTCCACGTCCGCGACGAGGCGCACCGCGTCGCGGTCGGTAGCAACCGCAAGGGCCGCGGCCGCGCCGCGACCCGAAGCCTGCTGGACGACGTGCCCGGGATCGGACCGAAGCGACGCGATGCGCTGCTCGCGCACTTCGCCAGCGTCGACGAGATGCGCGCCGCCGACCGCGCGACGTTGCGCGCCGTGCCGGGGGTCGGTGCGGCCGCCGCGGACGCCCTGCACGCGTTCTTCCACGACCCCGAGGGGGAGGCGGCGCCCGCCTCCGCGTCCGAGGCGCCGCCGGAGGGGGCGGACGCCGCGCCGGAGGTCGGCCGCTGA
- a CDS encoding SOS response-associated peptidase, producing MCGRYGLFGGPAALAAAFEPAFGADAAASLRTAFEALDPPLAPRYNLAPTQRAPVVVRARDADAASTAGSTAASTAASTATPLVVRWARWGLIPHWVDDPATFRATLVNARAETAHAKPSFRDALRHDRCLVPVDGFYEWREAEGGKRPYWIRRRDRTPLLLAGLHAVHEGATPPDSFTILTTRPGPLMVQLHDRQPVVLPPPWAAAWMEPGRRRAEDVAAFLAPAANDALEAIPVSRAVNRPTNDAPDLLTPEGDALRT from the coding sequence GTGTGCGGACGCTACGGCCTGTTTGGCGGCCCCGCGGCGCTCGCCGCGGCGTTCGAACCGGCGTTCGGAGCGGACGCCGCCGCGTCGCTGCGCACCGCCTTCGAGGCACTCGATCCGCCCCTCGCGCCGCGCTACAACCTGGCCCCCACCCAGCGCGCCCCGGTCGTCGTGCGGGCGCGGGACGCCGACGCGGCGTCCACCGCCGGGTCCACCGCCGCGTCCACCGCCGCGTCCACCGCGACCCCCCTCGTCGTCCGCTGGGCCCGCTGGGGCCTGATCCCGCACTGGGTGGACGACCCCGCGACGTTCCGCGCGACGCTGGTCAACGCCCGCGCGGAAACCGCGCACGCGAAGCCGTCGTTCCGCGACGCGTTGCGCCACGACCGGTGCCTCGTGCCGGTGGACGGCTTCTACGAGTGGCGCGAGGCGGAGGGGGGCAAACGGCCGTACTGGATCCGCCGGCGCGACCGCACGCCGCTGCTGCTCGCCGGCCTCCACGCCGTCCACGAGGGCGCCACGCCGCCGGACAGCTTCACGATCCTCACGACCCGCCCGGGCCCGTTGATGGTGCAGCTGCACGACCGCCAACCGGTCGTCCTGCCCCCGCCCTGGGCGGCGGCGTGGATGGAGCCCGGTCGGCGCCGCGCCGAGGACGTCGCGGCGTTCCTGGCGCCCGCCGCGAACGACGCGCTCGAGGCGATCCCCGTCTCCCGGGCGGTGAACCGACCCACGAACGACGCGCCCGACCTGCTGACGCCCGAGGGGGACGCCCTGCGGACGTGA